The genomic region GTAAATGGCCGTTGGATCGCCATTGGCAATATTGTTAAGGGTCGTGTTTACATAAGCATCACCTAGTATCAACCGGACAAAATTTGAATCGTTCAAGGCCGATACACTGCCAATGGCCGTAGCTATTGCAAAAATCAAAAAAGCGACCCCCAATGTTTTATGGTACTGTAAAAAGAATAACGGAAATTCAGTTTTCCAAAAATCGATGATACGGTTTCTACTTTCCTTTTTGTTTTTATAGATTTTTTGATGGGCTTGCGATGCCAAGGAATTTAAATACAATAAAGTCTTACTTTCTGCGTAATACGTTTGTGCATATGCCAAATCGTTGGTCAAGTGAATATACCCATCGGCGAGTTCGTCCGGGTCAATATTGGAGTTTAAGTTGATAGCCTTTTCAAATGCTATCCATTTTTCTTTATTTTGCTTGACAAAAGCGGCTTCGCGCATTACATGAAATTGCTTAATACATCGGGTTATATCTCAGATTGAAAATAAAATCCTCAACAGGGATAAAAATAACGTTAATATGTCCAACCTTCAAATCAATACCACACAAAACGTAAATCTAGATTATAAAATTGTGAGTATCGGGGAAAGAATTCTCGCTTTCTTGATCGATGCCTTTATTTTGTACCTCTATGCCGTATTGGTTCAGCAAATCGGTAAAGCCATAAGTTATGTATATGAGGATAATTGGACCCAACGGGGATTAATGGGGCTAATATTTTTACCTGCCATGTTCTACAGTATGTTGATGCACAGTATATTCAACGGTCGTACCATTGGTAAAATGCTATTGAAAATGCGTGTGGTACGTTTGGACGGCACCCCGGTACATTGGTCAAATTATTTGGTAAGGTGGATGTTGCGTTTGGTCGATATCTGGATATTTACAGGTGCCATCGGCCTTTTAACGATTTTGTTTTCTGAACGAAGGCAACGCTTGGGCGATGCCGCAGCAGGTACCGTTGTCATAAGTACCAAGAACAAGACAAAGGTATCGCACACAATTCTTGAGGATGTCTCCGATGCTTATGTGCCCAAATTCACTAATGTCACCTTGTTGACCGATAAAGACGTACGTTTGATAAAAGATACCTATCGTATTGCCAAAAGCAGTAACGATTATAAAACCCTTAAGGCCCTTCGCGTAAAAGTCGATAGTATTCTCAATACAAATTCCGAACTGTATGATGTTCAATATATCGATACCGTTTTAAAGGACTATAATTTTTACACCCAAAACCTGTAACCAATGTTCTATTTTACAATAGATATTTTGGGAACCATTGCTTTTGCCATTTCCGGGGTATTGGTGGCCATGGATAAAAAGCTGGATGTCTTTGGTGTATTTATCATTGCCTTTGTTACCGCGGTCGGCGGTGGAACGTTACGTGACATATTGATCGGCAACACGCCCGTTGGTTGGTTAAGGGAGTCGGTATATGTTTTTACGATTGTGGGAACCGTTATATTTTCCATTGTGTTCCGTAATAAATTAAAATATTTTAGAAAATCACTTTTTTTATTCGATACCATAGGTATAGGGCTATATACGGTGATTGGTGTGCAAAAAGGTTTGGCCGTTGGGTTGGCACCGGTCATGTGTGTTGCCCTGGGAACCATGACCGCAAGTTTCGGCGGTGTCTTACGGGATATTCTTTGTAATGAGATACCAGTGATTTTTAGAAAGGAAATATATGCTACCGCCTGTATTTTAGGGGGTTTTGGCTATTTTTTGTTCAATGAACTCCCCATAGTACAAGAGTATGCTTATGTGGGTGCTATTTTATTGGTGATCAGCATTCGCCTTTTGGCCGTGCGCTTTAAAATAGCGTTGCCCAGTGTGTATAGAAATCAGTAGTTTTTGGGCTAAAGGCTTAAATCCCATAGTAAATGGGTAAAAGTTTGATTGGTATCAGTACGTTTTACTCGACAACCTCAGCCTTTTCAATATAAATGTTCTTGGAGGGCCAATCACCGTCATCAACGGGCTGTTGGTTTATTTTGTCCACCACATCCATTCCCTCGATAACTCGTCCAAAAGGGGTAAAATCCCCATCCAAATGATAGGAGCCAGGTTTGGTCACTACGATAAAAAATTCGTAAGGCGAGGCCAGCATATGCGGATTATTGATTTCACTACTTGGCATTGATACGGTTCCTCTATGGTGCTTGTGTCCTTTTCTGGTATCCGGCGGTAAAAGATATCGCCCTATTTCACTACGCTTTCTGGCGGTTTCTTTATTATCGGCGTTTCCGCCCTGTATGATGAAGTTTTTAACCACTCTGTGAAACATTGTATTGTCAAAGTATCCTTTTTTGGTCAGATAGATAAAATTCGCCTTGTGATAGGGTACGTTGTCGTACAATTGGATTGTAAAACTACCAAAGCTCGTGGTCATTTTTACTTTGTCCTCTTTTACTTCCTTTTGATAGTCAAAAAAGAAATCAATGGCATTTTCTTCGGTGAGCTTAAAAGGTTCATCTTCGATTTTGGCAACGGTATCCTGAACTGTTGACTCTTTCTCTAGCTCCTTTTTTTGATTAACGGCTTTGGTTTCTTCTTTTGGGGCATCTTTACATGCCCCTATTAAAAATAATGTTATAATTGCAGTAAAAGCCAACGTTACGCGTACCATGAATATTAAAGATTTTTCCGAACGGATTCCAAAAATAAAAAATCTGCATCTTCCAGGTAAGGAATCGCACTATAAAATGGCACCGCTATTAAGGATTGAAGAGTTAGGCAATATTGACATAGCCAAAAGGAAACCTAGGAAAGCAGCTGTAATGGCGCTTTTTTACCCCGATGTTTCAAAAACCACTCGTTTGCTTTTGATATTACGTAAAACCTATAAAGGTGTACACTCCAACCAAATAGGGCTGCCTGGCGGTAAAGCCGAGAAAACGGACAATAATCTTTTGGAAACCGCACTCAGGGAAACCGAAGAAGAAGTTGGCGTGCCAATACATGAGGTTGAGGTAATTCGCTCGTTATCGGAAATTTATATTCCTCCCAGCAATTTTGAAGTACAGCCCTACATGGGCTTGTATCCGAATCCCAAACCTTTTCAAATGCAGGCTACCGAAGTAGAAGCTCTTCTAGAGGTGCCATTGTCTCATTTTTTGGACGATGCCAATCTCATCTCCAAAAAACTAACGACTTCTTACGCAACAAATATTGATGTACCTGCCTTTAAATTAAATGGTTATACGGTTTGGGGAGCTACGGCCATGATGTTGAGCGAAATCAAAGAACTGTTGAAGCAAGTTTTTTAAACGCTTATTTTGTAAGTTTGATTAAGAAAACCAACATGTTTATGGGCTTGTTTACGAAAAATCCGTTTGGGCACAATCTTTTTTTAAAGAAATGGCTCATCCGTATTATGGCATTGATTACCCATCAAAGGTATAAGGGTTTTAATACCCTCGAAATAGAGGGTTCCGAAGTAATCCGGAATTTGCCGGACACCAAAGTCCTCTTCGTTAGTAACCATCAGACTTATTTTGCGGATGTTGTGGCCATGTTTCATGTATTCAATGCCAGTCTTAAGGGGAGGGACGATAACATTAGAAATATCGGCTATATCTGGAAACCCAAACTCAACATGTACTACGTGGCCGCTGCGGAAACCATGAAAAAAAACCTATTGGCCAAGATCTTGGCCTATGCGGGCTCAATCAGTATTGAAAGAACTTGGCGTTCCGAAGGCAAAGAAGTAAACCGACAGGTAAAAATGAGCGATATCACCAATATCGGTACTGCTTTGGACGATGGTTGGGTAGTGACTTTTCCGCAAGGAACAACAACACCTTGGAAACCCCTGAGAAAGGGTACGGCGCATATTATCAAACGGTACAAGCCTATTGTGGTTCCCGTGGTCATAGATGGTTTTAGGCGTTCTTTTGACAAAAAGGGCATTCGGGTCAAAAAGAAAGGTATTCTACAGTCTATGGTCATTAAGGAGCCTTTGGATATTGACTATGAAAACGAATCTGTTGAATCTATCATAGAAAAACTGGAGTACGCCATTGAGCAACACCCTTCATTTTTAAAGGTTATTTCGGAAAAGGATTTATTGGCTCTTGAAGAAGAAAACAAGTTGAGAAAATGGAGAAACGGTTAAACCTCCATTTTTTTTAGTTTTCTATAATTTTCCCGAAGTTGTTTTAACAACAGCCCATACAGCAATTTGTAGAACACCCATACCAGTACTAGAAGAAATGCTACAATGGCTATGGTTATGCCTGCGAAAATAAGCCAAAACATGGTTTCGTTACCAGCTTTGTGGGCCGCCTCCAATATTTGTTCGCCCTCTGCCCCGTACATGAGAATCCCGTACATGAGTATGATGAGATATGTCACGAAAATCCCGATATTGAACCAAACGTACTGGGTAACGGTCTTTTTAACGTTCAAAATGGTTTTCATCAGCTTTCTGGAAGAATCGGTAAAAGATATCTTTTTGTAGTTGACATAAAACTTATAGATGAAAAAAAGGATAACCGCATAATTGATAATGTTCAGTGCTATGGTTATTTTGTACAAGTGAAGGGCCTTCATCATTTCAAGTGATTCCGCATCTGTAAAAATGATGTTTATGGCGGCCCAAAACACCAATTCTATAATACTGATGTAAAAAATCCATTTTACAATAGAGTGGGATTTTTTCCATATCATTTTATAGATTTCATCAAAAGTGAGCTTGGGCAAATGCTCATCTTTGTTCTGCCAGTCCTTCTTTAATAATTCTAATTCATCCATCATACTGCTACGGATTTAGAATAGTTCTTAATTTATTTTTGATACGGTTCATCTTAACCCTTGCATTAACCTCTGTAATACCTAAAGTTTCCGATATCTCACTATAATCTTTGTCTTCCAAATACAAAAAAACCAAAGCTTTTTCTATATCTCCCAATTGTTTTACGGCACCGTACATGAGTTTTAGCTGTTGTTCTTGTGTCTCATCATATTCGTCGGCTTTGATTTTAAAAATTACCGAATCGTAATCTTGGGTCTGTATGCTTCGTTTTGATTTTCTGTACAGGGTAATCGCCGTATTCAATGCAACGCGGTACATCCAAGTACTGAATTTTGAATCTCCCCTGAATTTGGGGTAGGCTTTCCATAACTGAATCGTGATTTCTTGAAACAAATCTTTATGCGAATCCCTATCGTTTGTATATAATGTACACACTTTGTGAACAATATTTTGATTGCTCTCCAGTTCCGT from Costertonia aggregata harbors:
- a CDS encoding RDD family protein, with protein sequence MSNLQINTTQNVNLDYKIVSIGERILAFLIDAFILYLYAVLVQQIGKAISYVYEDNWTQRGLMGLIFLPAMFYSMLMHSIFNGRTIGKMLLKMRVVRLDGTPVHWSNYLVRWMLRLVDIWIFTGAIGLLTILFSERRQRLGDAAAGTVVISTKNKTKVSHTILEDVSDAYVPKFTNVTLLTDKDVRLIKDTYRIAKSSNDYKTLKALRVKVDSILNTNSELYDVQYIDTVLKDYNFYTQNL
- a CDS encoding trimeric intracellular cation channel family protein, whose translation is MFYFTIDILGTIAFAISGVLVAMDKKLDVFGVFIIAFVTAVGGGTLRDILIGNTPVGWLRESVYVFTIVGTVIFSIVFRNKLKYFRKSLFLFDTIGIGLYTVIGVQKGLAVGLAPVMCVALGTMTASFGGVLRDILCNEIPVIFRKEIYATACILGGFGYFLFNELPIVQEYAYVGAILLVISIRLLAVRFKIALPSVYRNQ
- a CDS encoding peptidylprolyl isomerase codes for the protein MVRVTLAFTAIITLFLIGACKDAPKEETKAVNQKKELEKESTVQDTVAKIEDEPFKLTEENAIDFFFDYQKEVKEDKVKMTTSFGSFTIQLYDNVPYHKANFIYLTKKGYFDNTMFHRVVKNFIIQGGNADNKETARKRSEIGRYLLPPDTRKGHKHHRGTVSMPSSEINNPHMLASPYEFFIVVTKPGSYHLDGDFTPFGRVIEGMDVVDKINQQPVDDGDWPSKNIYIEKAEVVE
- a CDS encoding NUDIX hydrolase, with the translated sequence MNIKDFSERIPKIKNLHLPGKESHYKMAPLLRIEELGNIDIAKRKPRKAAVMALFYPDVSKTTRLLLILRKTYKGVHSNQIGLPGGKAEKTDNNLLETALRETEEEVGVPIHEVEVIRSLSEIYIPPSNFEVQPYMGLYPNPKPFQMQATEVEALLEVPLSHFLDDANLISKKLTTSYATNIDVPAFKLNGYTVWGATAMMLSEIKELLKQVF
- a CDS encoding lysophospholipid acyltransferase family protein — encoded protein: MGLFTKNPFGHNLFLKKWLIRIMALITHQRYKGFNTLEIEGSEVIRNLPDTKVLFVSNHQTYFADVVAMFHVFNASLKGRDDNIRNIGYIWKPKLNMYYVAAAETMKKNLLAKILAYAGSISIERTWRSEGKEVNRQVKMSDITNIGTALDDGWVVTFPQGTTTPWKPLRKGTAHIIKRYKPIVVPVVIDGFRRSFDKKGIRVKKKGILQSMVIKEPLDIDYENESVESIIEKLEYAIEQHPSFLKVISEKDLLALEEENKLRKWRNG
- a CDS encoding RNA polymerase sigma factor codes for the protein MNKELEHKFVTELESNQNIVHKVCTLYTNDRDSHKDLFQEITIQLWKAYPKFRGDSKFSTWMYRVALNTAITLYRKSKRSIQTQDYDSVIFKIKADEYDETQEQQLKLMYGAVKQLGDIEKALVFLYLEDKDYSEISETLGITEVNARVKMNRIKNKLRTILNP